One Pyrus communis chromosome 13, drPyrComm1.1, whole genome shotgun sequence genomic window carries:
- the LOC137712551 gene encoding uncharacterized protein, with protein MVQPGSMVPTKIRESTRFYPYFKDCAGANDGTHIPAMVLGPEVASYRDRHGKISQNVLATCNFDLEFIYILSGWEGLAHDSKLLHDAVSKRNRLKVPEDDESEDEENDDELGNQTQEQQ; from the exons ATGGTCCAACCTGGATCCATGGTGCCAACTAAAATAAGAGAAAGTACAAGATTTTACCCTTATTTTAA GGATTGTGCTGGAGCTAATGATGGAACACATATACCAGCAATGGTATTGGGACCCGAAGTAGCTAGCTATCGTGATCGTCATGGTAAAATATCACAAAATGTATTAGCTACTTGTAACTTTGATTTGGAATTCATATATATTCTTAGCGGATGGGAGGGTTTAGCTCATGACTCCAAACTATTACATGATGCTGTATCAAAGAGGAACAGACTTAAAGTGCCAGAAG ATGATGAatctgaagatgaagaaaatgatGATGAACTAGGTAATCAAACTCAAGAGCAACAATGA
- the LOC137713956 gene encoding AT-hook motif nuclear-localized protein 1-like, with protein sequence MEEKESTFSGSPGNSETESLPVTQKVSMPMAALAAVDATVSSEENYNNTPVSETTQVAEVAAAASVGPGDLSGKKKRGRPRKYDADGNLRPGYNSNKKSNKGGAVPPPPPGFYLSSPLSSEFSFSSKRGRGKPSGSGNYQILASLGELFANTAGGDFTPHVVNVSTGEDVASKIFSISHKGRGVCVLSANGAVSNVTIRQPGSSGGILTYEGRFELLSLSGSFTVTEIGGVRSRTGGLSVSLAGPDGRVIGGGIAGVLTAASPIQIVVGSFMPNGYKAHKVRKHYRENTVGSPISSAPNTVTAATPVSQAQPETESRLNAISPLPAHSHGGEANKSMIQMHGTSVVSTNAGWNGADLKSEHRPSPDINLSVPGVSVTGA encoded by the exons ATGGAGGAAAAGGAGAGCACCTTTTCTGGGTCACCCGGCAACTCGGAGACCGAGTCACTCCCAGTGACTCAGAAGGTGAGTATGCCCATGGCAGCCCTGGCGGCCGTGGACGCCACCGTGAGCTCGGAGGAGAATTACAACAACACCCCTGTTTCGGAAACAACCCAAGTCGCAGAAGTTGCAGCAGCAGCAAGTGTTGGGCCTGGTGATTTGtctgggaagaagaagagagggaggCCCAGAAAGTATGATGCAGATGGGAATTTGAGGCCGGGGTATAATAGTAATAAGAAAAGCAATAAGGGTGGCGCTGTCCCACCGCCACCGCCGGGGTTTTATCTTTCATCCCCTCTATCGTCtgagttttcattttcttccaaaAGAGGAAGGGGGAAGCCTTCTGGATCCGGCAACTATCAGATTCTTGCTTCTTTGG GAGAGTTGTTTGCAAACACAGCTGGTGGGGACTTCACACCACATGTGGTTAATGTTAGCACTGGGGAG GATGTTGCAagcaaaatattttcaatttctcaCAAGGGTCGAGGCGTTTGCGTTCTCTCAGCAAATGGAGCTGTTTCTAATGTTACCATTCGCCAACCGGGTTCTTCTGGTGGCATTCTCACATATGAG GGACGGTTTGAGTTACTGTCTTTATCTGGGTCATTTACCGTCACTGAGATTGGTGGTGTAAGAAGTAGAACTGGTGGCTTGAGCGTCTCGTTGGCAGGCCCAGACGGTCGCGTAATAGGTGGTGGCATTGCCGGTGTGCTAACTGCTGCGAGCCCTATCCAA ATTGTGGTTGGAAGCTTCATGCCAAATGGATACAAGGCACATAAAGTCAGGAAGCATTATCGTGAGAATACAGTAGGTTCCCCAATCTCAAGTGCTCCAAATACAGTCACTGCAGCAACTCCCGTCTCTCAAGCACAACCTGAAACTGAATCCAGACTGAATGCAATATCCCCTTTACCGGCACATAGCCACGGAGGAGAAGCAAATAAAAGCATGATCCAAATGCACGGCACCAGTGTTGTATCCACTAATGCCGGTTGGAATGGTGCAGATCTCAAGTCAGAACACAGGCCGTCCCCAGACATTAATTTATCCGTTCCTGGTGTATCTGTAACCGGTGCTTAG